Proteins from a single region of Phycisphaeraceae bacterium D3-23:
- a CDS encoding nucleotide pyrophosphohydrolase, with product MNDSTTNVEALKELVAAFVAERDWERYHVPKHLAMSIAIEAAELMEHFQWVDTESPEDVMADDERMQQVREELSDVLAYTLSLANALKIDVSSAYAAKMKKNAVKYPADEVKRWD from the coding sequence ATGAACGACAGCACCACCAACGTCGAAGCACTCAAAGAGCTTGTCGCCGCGTTTGTTGCCGAGCGGGACTGGGAGCGGTACCACGTCCCGAAACACCTGGCGATGTCGATCGCGATCGAGGCGGCGGAGCTGATGGAGCACTTCCAGTGGGTCGATACGGAATCGCCCGAGGACGTCATGGCCGACGACGAACGCATGCAGCAGGTGCGCGAGGAGCTGAGCGATGTGCTGGCGTACACGCTGTCGCTGGCGAACGCGCTGAAGATCGATGTGAGTTCGGCCTACGCGGCGAAGATGAAGAAGAACGCGGTGAAGTACCCGGCGGACGAGGTGAAGCGCTGGGATTGA
- a CDS encoding ABC transporter permease: MTFLLETLRLGLANIMLHKLRSLLTALGIIIGVGAVVAISAYGEGSKRAALAGIRELGANNILLKSVKPPASDIPQQEDSGGAGGGNDDGPQVMVSSYGLTRLDLRRLQQPSVGPVQRMVPLKQVGSFIYRGAETVQAARVYGTEPTLFETLPMRIARGRTLDDADAGKFNAVIGADAASHLFRLEDALGNTFSIDGQPFTVVGILEPIGVTAGRDINFDIFIPLEAAESRFGDLRLLPGGTAGEDVELSELIIRVEDTSQVLPVAAQVRRVIEAGHAQQDVQVTVPLELIQQREDTANRSNRLMIVVGALSLLVGGIGIMNIMLASVTERTREIGIRRALGATRLHIVSQFLVETTVLAGVGGVIGLLVASGWCLTHAGLINLAQSGPWDSAEGLRAYFVDGDAPILMPLPMVVGFAFAAAVGVLFGVYPAIKAAQQDPIVALRHD; this comes from the coding sequence ATGACCTTCCTTCTCGAAACCCTCCGCCTCGGCCTGGCGAACATCATGCTGCACAAGCTGCGGTCGCTGCTGACCGCGCTGGGCATCATCATCGGCGTCGGCGCGGTCGTCGCGATCTCGGCCTACGGCGAAGGGTCCAAACGCGCTGCGCTTGCCGGCATCCGTGAGCTCGGCGCCAACAACATCCTGCTCAAATCCGTCAAGCCGCCGGCGTCCGACATCCCGCAGCAGGAAGACAGCGGCGGGGCCGGCGGCGGGAACGACGACGGGCCGCAGGTGATGGTCAGCTCGTACGGCCTGACCCGGCTGGACCTGCGCCGCCTGCAGCAGCCCAGCGTGGGGCCGGTGCAGCGGATGGTCCCGCTCAAGCAGGTCGGTTCGTTCATCTACCGCGGGGCGGAGACCGTGCAAGCCGCGCGGGTGTACGGCACAGAGCCGACACTGTTCGAGACGCTGCCGATGCGTATCGCGCGCGGCCGAACGCTCGACGATGCCGATGCGGGCAAGTTCAACGCCGTCATCGGTGCCGACGCCGCGAGCCATCTCTTCCGCCTCGAAGACGCGCTGGGCAACACGTTCAGCATCGACGGCCAACCATTCACCGTCGTCGGCATCCTCGAGCCCATCGGCGTCACCGCGGGCCGGGACATCAACTTCGATATCTTCATCCCGCTTGAGGCGGCGGAGTCGCGCTTCGGCGACCTGCGACTGTTGCCGGGCGGCACGGCCGGGGAAGATGTCGAGCTGTCAGAATTGATTATCCGTGTCGAGGATACGTCGCAAGTGTTGCCCGTCGCGGCGCAGGTCCGCCGAGTGATCGAGGCGGGGCACGCGCAGCAGGATGTGCAGGTGACCGTCCCGCTCGAGCTGATCCAGCAGCGCGAAGACACCGCCAACCGCAGCAACCGGCTGATGATCGTCGTCGGCGCACTGAGCTTGCTCGTCGGCGGGATCGGGATCATGAACATCATGCTCGCGTCGGTGACCGAACGGACGCGCGAGATCGGGATCCGCCGGGCGCTGGGCGCGACCCGGCTGCACATCGTGTCGCAGTTTCTGGTCGAGACGACCGTGCTCGCCGGCGTGGGCGGGGTGATCGGATTGCTCGTCGCGTCGGGCTGGTGCCTGACCCACGCCGGGCTGATCAACCTCGCGCAGTCGGGGCCGTGGGACTCGGCCGAGGGGTTGCGGGCGTACTTCGTCGATGGCGATGCGCCGATCCTGATGCCGCTGCCGATGGTCGTCGGCTTCGCCTTCGCCGCCGCGGTCGGTGTGCTGTTCGGCGTCTATCCCGCGATCAAGGCGGCGCAGCAAGACCCGATCGTTGCGCTCAGACACGATTAG